A single Dunckerocampus dactyliophorus isolate RoL2022-P2 chromosome 2, RoL_Ddac_1.1, whole genome shotgun sequence DNA region contains:
- the LOC129177372 gene encoding apoptosis facilitator Bcl-2-like protein 14: protein MANGRIEIHDPFANGNNLSSSSSSSGAAADSREATSDAENLRNIVEFRLMMAYAKRRRRRKCSESSLEGSLEAQMGCLDSGDKSEEEKASTKKKKRRWKRLTSILRCIKPETGEARRAPERGGDFICAQGPADRHIIINQGPADVPSGDVEGADEIDKVACRLTDIADDIPFAPPEVELDSPEEDANVEKLIGLLLRECGDSLDQKVTNELRDALTAMELFWNYGFFERLIQTVLMRLGLFNPDPEAPGPQTSPKTQIAVACEVTSRLSAADTLPVNRLMGYGATYLQNHFSSWAKQQGGYEAAFSCEEDDDDDDDGDDVQ, encoded by the exons ATGGCAAACGGACGCATCGAAATCCACGACCCCTTCGCCAACGGCAacaacctcagcagcagcagcagcagcagtggcgctGCTGCCGACAGCCGGGAAGCTACCTCAGATGCAGAGAACCTGCGGAACATCGTGGAATTCCGCCTCATGATGGCGTACGCAAAGAGGCGGCGGAGGAGAAAATGCAGCGAGTCGTCCTTGGAGGGGTCCCTGGAGGCTCAAATGGGCTGCTTGGACTCCGGCGACAAGAGCGAAGAAGAGAAGGCAtctacaaagaagaagaagaggaggtggAAACGTCTGACGAGCATTTTGAGATGCATCAAGCCTGAGACGGGGGAAGCTCGGAGAGCCCCTGAGAGAGGAGGTGATTTCATCTGTGCCCAAGGTCCTGCAGACAGACATATCATCATCAACCAAGGTCCTGCAGACG TCCCCTCAGGTGATGTGGAGGGGGCGGACGAGATAGACAAGGTGGCCTGCAGGCTGACGGACATCGCCGATGACATCCCCTTCGCCCCGCCGGAAGTGGAGCTGGATTCTCCGGAAG AGGACGCCAACGTGGAGAAGCTGATTGGCCTCCTTCTGAGGGAGTGTGGAGACAGCCTGGACCAGAAGGTCACCAAC GAGCTCAGAGACGCTTTAACGGCCATGGAGCTTTTCTGGAACTACGGCTTCTTTGAGAGGTTGATCCAGACCGTCCTGATGAGGTTGGGCCTCTTCAACCCTGACCCTGAAGCTCCCGGTCCTCAAACGTCACCCAAGACTCAGATTGCCGTCGCTTGCGAG GTCACCAGTCGCCTGTCTGCTGCTGACACGCTGCCTGTGAACCGCCTGATGGGATACGGCGCCACCTACCTGCAGAATCACTTCTCCTCCTGGGCCAAGCAGCAGGGCGGTTAT GAGGCGGCCTTTAGCTGtgaagaagatgatgatgatgatgatgatggcgatGATGTGCAGTGA